A window of the Dyadobacter pollutisoli genome harbors these coding sequences:
- a CDS encoding aldo/keto reductase → MEYRKLGNTDLNLSVITYGSFAIGGTMWAGTEKKEAQEAITASLDHGVTTLDTAPFYGLGLSEKLIGETIGGMDRSKIQILTKFGMVWDGSNNGKGDFMFDIENEGKIYPIYKFASKANVIKEAEESLKRLGTDYIDLLQLHWFDSTTPVDETMEALQLLIDQGKIRAAGVSNYNNEQMLEAQKSIRLASNQLPYSMLKREIESEVIPAAIKNNVGIIAYSPLERGLLTGRFFKCDTLKSSDHRNGYFAQFDLEKVKSLLERIEPIAQDKGVSLSQLVLRWTTLQPGITAVLAGARNKEQAISNAQAAQISLSKEELNFIDDQLAD, encoded by the coding sequence ATGGAATACAGAAAATTGGGAAATACTGATCTTAATTTATCAGTAATAACCTACGGCAGCTTCGCAATCGGAGGCACCATGTGGGCGGGAACAGAGAAAAAAGAAGCACAGGAGGCGATCACTGCTTCACTTGACCACGGCGTCACCACGCTGGATACGGCGCCATTTTATGGGCTTGGCCTCAGTGAGAAACTGATCGGTGAGACGATCGGAGGAATGGACCGTTCGAAGATTCAGATACTGACAAAATTCGGGATGGTTTGGGATGGCAGCAACAACGGGAAAGGGGATTTTATGTTTGATATTGAAAATGAAGGTAAAATTTATCCTATCTACAAATTCGCCTCAAAAGCCAATGTGATCAAGGAAGCCGAAGAGAGCTTAAAACGATTGGGGACAGACTATATCGATTTGTTACAACTTCATTGGTTTGATTCCACCACACCAGTTGATGAAACGATGGAAGCATTGCAGCTACTGATCGATCAGGGTAAAATCCGGGCAGCGGGGGTCAGCAACTATAATAATGAACAGATGCTGGAAGCTCAGAAAAGTATCCGTCTGGCGTCCAATCAGCTGCCTTACAGCATGCTGAAAAGGGAAATTGAATCGGAAGTGATCCCCGCTGCCATCAAAAACAATGTTGGCATTATCGCTTATAGTCCGCTGGAAAGGGGTTTGCTGACCGGTAGATTCTTTAAATGCGATACCTTGAAATCCAGCGACCATCGCAACGGTTATTTCGCTCAATTCGACCTCGAAAAAGTAAAATCCTTGTTAGAACGAATTGAGCCGATTGCGCAGGACAAAGGAGTCTCGCTTTCACAATTGGTGCTGAGATGGACAACCCTTCAGCCCGGTATCACAGCGGTACTGGCGGGAGCGAGGAATAAAGAACAGGCGATCAGCAACGCTCAGGCTGCCCAGATCAGCCTTAGCAAAGAAGAGCTCAACTTCATTGATGACCAGCTTGCCGATTAA
- a CDS encoding DJ-1/PfpI/YhbO family deglycase/protease yields MKTVNQIVLTGVLSTLALLNANAQVKVSAGQIKSSELEVLNQLASHTEVVNMPVSQLLNAPGNEALRAFFFTPVKDKSALKGKKIAVIAADGFEEIELLGPVWYFRELGAQVDIVAPKYNPAPARYGLVQPEMAKTHIMAIQYLQPVGWVKVDRRAEQVKVGDYDAVFIPGGAWNPDNLRYDKDVIRFIQDFNKSGKLIAAICHAPVVLASADILKGKKLTGYWNIQVDLKNAGGIVEDTPVVTDGNLITSRHPIDVADFSRAVEQWLVKR; encoded by the coding sequence ATGAAAACGGTTAATCAAATTGTACTGACAGGCGTCCTTAGCACGCTTGCTTTATTGAATGCAAATGCCCAGGTTAAAGTAAGTGCCGGGCAAATCAAATCCAGTGAACTGGAAGTATTGAATCAACTGGCATCCCACACGGAGGTTGTCAACATGCCGGTATCGCAACTACTCAATGCTCCTGGAAACGAAGCACTCAGGGCATTCTTTTTTACCCCGGTAAAAGACAAGTCGGCTTTGAAGGGAAAAAAGATCGCAGTCATTGCCGCCGATGGCTTCGAGGAAATCGAATTGCTCGGGCCAGTGTGGTATTTCCGGGAACTGGGCGCCCAGGTCGACATCGTTGCTCCCAAATACAACCCGGCGCCGGCAAGGTATGGCCTTGTCCAACCAGAAATGGCCAAAACACATATCATGGCGATACAGTACCTGCAACCTGTGGGTTGGGTAAAAGTGGATCGCAGGGCGGAGCAGGTCAAAGTAGGCGACTACGATGCTGTGTTTATTCCCGGCGGTGCCTGGAACCCGGATAACCTTCGCTACGACAAAGATGTGATCCGCTTCATCCAGGATTTTAACAAATCAGGAAAGCTGATTGCCGCCATTTGCCATGCTCCTGTTGTGTTGGCATCTGCGGATATTCTGAAAGGGAAGAAACTGACCGGCTACTGGAATATCCAGGTCGATCTGAAAAATGCGGGCGGTATCGTAGAGGACACACCGGTGGTAACAGATGGTAACCTCATCACCAGCAGACACCCGATTGATGTGGCTGACTTCTCGAGAGCGGTTGAACAGTGGCTTGTAAAACGTTGA
- a CDS encoding 2TM domain-containing protein, with the protein MIHQTNWVHAPINSKKSFRIHLLVFLLATPAILLGWQLTGSTSPWHLWAIAAWTKVLQVHFLRAIVSKLERYQKLKLWISSKMHSAAL; encoded by the coding sequence ATGATACATCAGACCAATTGGGTCCATGCACCCATCAACTCAAAAAAAAGTTTCAGAATCCACTTACTTGTTTTCCTTCTCGCAACTCCGGCTATCTTGCTTGGGTGGCAACTTACCGGCAGCACTTCCCCATGGCATTTATGGGCAATCGCAGCTTGGACAAAGGTTTTACAGGTCCACTTCCTCCGAGCAATTGTATCCAAATTAGAAAGGTATCAAAAGCTGAAATTATGGATCAGCAGCAAAATGCATTCAGCCGCATTATGA
- a CDS encoding NAD(P)H-binding protein, with product MKALIIGATGATGMDLVNVLLQDPDYKEVVVFVRRPTGIVHIKLSELVVDFDQIEEVSASIKGDVWFSCLGTTLKAAGSKEKHWHIDYEIPVRFAHIAKRNGISRAVLLSSYGALSKSNVSYLRIKGQLEEQIASLAFDQYIIFRPGILLRKDTDRLGEEVSAGLLNFMNGLGLFKKFRPMPTSTLAEKMAKAPKVLEAGKYVIERDEIFGF from the coding sequence ATGAAAGCGTTGATCATTGGAGCAACGGGGGCCACTGGTATGGATCTCGTAAATGTATTATTGCAGGATCCGGACTACAAAGAAGTTGTCGTGTTCGTACGTCGTCCTACCGGCATCGTTCACATCAAGTTGTCTGAACTCGTTGTTGATTTTGATCAAATCGAAGAGGTGTCGGCCTCCATCAAAGGAGATGTCTGGTTCTCGTGCCTGGGGACTACGCTCAAAGCGGCAGGCTCCAAGGAAAAACATTGGCACATCGATTATGAAATCCCGGTCAGGTTCGCGCATATCGCCAAAAGAAACGGCATTTCCAGGGCGGTACTGCTTTCGTCTTACGGTGCTTTGTCGAAGAGTAATGTGTCTTATTTAAGAATCAAAGGGCAATTGGAAGAGCAGATTGCCAGTCTTGCATTTGATCAGTATATCATATTCAGGCCGGGGATTTTGTTACGGAAAGATACCGACCGACTGGGGGAAGAAGTGTCTGCCGGCCTGCTGAATTTCATGAATGGATTGGGATTGTTCAAGAAATTTAGACCTATGCCGACTTCAACACTTGCCGAAAAAATGGCAAAGGCACCCAAAGTTTTGGAAGCCGGGAAGTATGTTATTGAGCGGGATGAAATCTTCGGATTTTAA
- a CDS encoding putative quinol monooxygenase, which produces MKATTQLSVSRKRTVTSIAVLLLLLNANLNAQNKNMVARLTRYEVKPEHQNGFRKAISEYVLRSLDLGSNIMAEAYFEEANPTVWWIIERWSSKKEFEKNSASSGFKATELLFAKALVQPAKVIYVKDLEPLSKQQWRKTARKNDKPITIMLFVDAKAGTEGNFKKVYHTAMPQFRGEPGVVTYQLSQLEEDSTRFVTYEKFRGEDAFQYHLKFPPIQPVIDYLETSIRQQPFQTGIHRLIEFAPLTRE; this is translated from the coding sequence ATGAAAGCAACAACACAATTGTCAGTTTCCAGGAAGCGGACAGTTACTTCCATCGCAGTGCTGTTACTCCTGCTTAATGCCAACCTGAACGCGCAAAACAAGAATATGGTAGCCCGATTGACACGATATGAAGTGAAACCGGAACATCAGAATGGATTCCGCAAAGCGATCAGCGAATATGTCCTGCGTTCTCTGGATTTGGGAAGCAACATCATGGCAGAAGCCTATTTTGAAGAGGCAAATCCTACTGTTTGGTGGATTATTGAAAGATGGAGTTCCAAAAAGGAATTCGAGAAAAACAGCGCGAGCTCAGGGTTTAAAGCGACAGAACTGTTATTCGCGAAAGCACTGGTTCAACCTGCCAAAGTCATCTACGTCAAAGACCTGGAACCACTTTCCAAACAGCAATGGCGTAAAACTGCAAGGAAGAATGACAAGCCTATCACCATTATGCTGTTCGTGGACGCCAAAGCCGGGACGGAGGGTAACTTTAAAAAGGTTTATCATACCGCCATGCCTCAATTCCGTGGTGAACCCGGTGTCGTTACCTACCAGCTTTCCCAGCTTGAAGAAGACAGCACCCGGTTTGTCACTTATGAGAAGTTCAGGGGTGAAGATGCTTTTCAATACCATCTGAAATTCCCCCCCATACAGCCGGTGATCGACTATTTGGAAACCAGTATCAGACAACAACCCTTCCAAACCGGAATTCACAGACTGATCGAATTTGCACCCCTTACCCGGGAATAA
- a CDS encoding tetratricopeptide repeat-containing sensor histidine kinase, translating into MTLKRTLLSGILFFLINCTLAQPTPGVIGIGRDPIYHLSRYLSQLRKAKEDTSKVDLLLKVGAVYHRNESRGSIDSALFFARSAIALSKSLKYATGYNNATYLALVSYLKKKDYAAARLMLNNVYGELKVCLLKTFGECYLDNRDAKPEELRKAYPYLQMANSLSRKLKSRQWMTEVSIAEGKYHFHLGEMTLGKECFYRVIRYHQQIGDKAGLAHWWDELGRNLPDSDSTYAIEIYSYGQALKLFQELGDYKSAGDCQSNIAYVHSLNSRIDLAEKFYLAAAETYKSAGITKRLPLTYRRLSQVYQNQANMDKALQYALLDLKASKTMGDSTQIDLSYAAVGSLYYNLGDLPASIKYFKLSFSKMYVNDANTYTVLKSLTDAQIKMGNPKEALQFLRSFLKNEHSPNLAQSKQLVAAMFGDCYAALKDLKTAEKYYVEMIRLNNDVEYSRKFATRKSLTIAGAEAYLTIGRFYAERGKFIQADPYLKKALASKNLTAAFETEGRLLISKADSAAGNYLASIGNYQRYVFLKDSIAKTTKDKEFSILKVNFKIAQREKDFKILQKEATLQKQKLELSARTEKFTYAGFAALFCLLGLLYNRYRLKQNKNLQLEEQQKTINIKNSSLIRLVNEKEWLLKEVHHRVKNNLQIVISLLNSQSAYLKEDVAVNAILESRHRIQAMSMLHQRIYQSQNMSGISMPSYIHELVYYLDNSFNLGKRIIFDVNVEDIQLDLVEAVPVGLILNEAITNSLKYAFPNQQEGEIKVSLAKIDDGRLLLSIADDGIGLPQDFDIEEIKSFGLKLIKGLTEDLEGDFTIKSQPGTMLLIEFDHKLVMGSNQEDLQEIAI; encoded by the coding sequence ATGACGCTCAAACGAACGCTCCTATCCGGCATTCTCTTCTTCCTGATCAACTGCACTCTGGCGCAGCCGACACCTGGCGTCATTGGGATCGGGAGGGATCCGATTTATCATCTTTCACGCTATCTGAGTCAGCTCAGGAAAGCAAAAGAGGATACGTCAAAAGTTGATTTGCTTTTGAAAGTTGGCGCTGTATATCATAGAAACGAATCACGTGGCTCAATTGACAGTGCTCTGTTTTTTGCCCGTTCAGCAATAGCGCTCAGCAAATCCCTGAAATATGCTACAGGATATAACAATGCAACTTATCTGGCTTTGGTATCTTATTTGAAAAAGAAGGACTACGCCGCTGCGAGACTTATGCTTAATAATGTATATGGAGAACTGAAAGTTTGTTTACTTAAGACTTTTGGTGAATGTTATCTTGATAACAGAGATGCCAAACCAGAAGAGTTACGCAAGGCGTATCCATATTTGCAAATGGCGAACAGTCTGAGTCGGAAGCTAAAATCAAGGCAATGGATGACCGAAGTTTCTATTGCCGAAGGTAAATATCATTTTCATTTAGGCGAAATGACGCTGGGAAAGGAATGTTTTTATCGTGTTATCCGATACCATCAACAAATTGGCGACAAGGCGGGATTAGCACACTGGTGGGATGAACTAGGCCGGAATTTACCTGATTCTGATAGCACTTACGCAATAGAAATTTACAGTTATGGTCAGGCGCTCAAACTTTTCCAAGAGCTGGGGGACTACAAATCGGCGGGAGATTGCCAGTCCAATATTGCATATGTCCATTCTCTCAATAGCAGAATTGACTTGGCTGAAAAGTTTTACCTGGCCGCCGCGGAAACCTACAAGTCTGCTGGTATTACGAAGAGATTGCCCTTGACATACCGAAGACTTTCCCAGGTTTACCAAAATCAAGCTAATATGGATAAGGCGTTGCAATATGCCTTATTGGATTTAAAAGCATCAAAAACGATGGGAGACAGTACCCAAATTGATCTCTCTTATGCGGCCGTCGGAAGTTTGTATTACAACCTGGGCGACCTTCCTGCCAGCATCAAATATTTCAAATTATCCTTCTCTAAAATGTATGTCAATGACGCTAATACCTACACAGTACTAAAATCCCTGACTGATGCACAAATCAAGATGGGAAATCCAAAAGAGGCGCTTCAATTTCTTCGATCCTTTCTAAAAAACGAGCATTCTCCGAACTTAGCACAAAGTAAACAGTTGGTGGCAGCGATGTTTGGGGACTGCTATGCCGCTCTGAAGGACTTAAAAACGGCGGAAAAGTATTATGTCGAAATGATCCGGCTAAACAACGACGTTGAGTATTCACGAAAGTTTGCGACGAGAAAAAGTCTGACAATTGCAGGTGCCGAAGCCTATTTAACAATCGGCAGGTTTTACGCAGAGAGAGGGAAATTCATTCAGGCAGATCCTTATCTTAAAAAGGCCCTGGCTTCAAAAAACCTCACCGCGGCATTCGAAACGGAAGGCCGACTGCTCATTTCCAAGGCGGATTCCGCGGCTGGTAATTATCTTGCATCGATCGGTAATTACCAGCGCTACGTATTTCTCAAGGACTCCATCGCAAAGACCACCAAGGATAAAGAGTTTTCTATTTTAAAGGTCAATTTTAAGATCGCCCAGAGAGAAAAGGACTTCAAAATCCTGCAAAAAGAGGCAACGCTGCAAAAGCAGAAACTGGAATTGTCAGCACGCACAGAAAAATTCACTTATGCCGGGTTTGCTGCCCTGTTTTGTCTATTGGGGCTGTTGTACAACCGTTACCGGCTCAAACAAAATAAGAACCTGCAATTGGAAGAACAACAGAAAACCATCAACATCAAAAACTCCTCTCTTATTCGACTGGTTAACGAAAAGGAATGGCTGCTTAAAGAGGTCCATCATCGTGTTAAAAATAATCTGCAGATCGTCATAAGCCTTTTGAATTCCCAATCCGCTTACCTTAAGGAAGATGTAGCTGTCAATGCAATTTTAGAAAGCCGTCACAGGATTCAGGCGATGTCCATGCTGCATCAGAGGATTTACCAGTCCCAGAATATGAGTGGTATTTCCATGCCCAGCTATATTCATGAGCTGGTATATTACCTGGATAACAGCTTTAATTTGGGTAAACGTATTATTTTCGATGTGAACGTTGAGGATATTCAATTGGACCTGGTCGAGGCGGTCCCCGTTGGTTTGATCTTAAATGAAGCCATTACAAATTCTCTTAAATATGCTTTTCCCAATCAGCAGGAAGGTGAAATTAAGGTTAGTTTAGCCAAAATCGATGACGGAAGACTGTTGCTCTCCATTGCTGACGACGGAATTGGGCTCCCACAGGATTTTGATATAGAGGAAATCAAGTCCTTTGGACTGAAACTGATCAAAGGACTTACAGAAGATCTGGAAGGAGATTTTACCATAAAAAGTCAGCCTGGAACAATGCTGCTGATCGAATTTGACCACAAATTGGTCATGGGTTCAAACCAGGAGGATTTGCAGGAGATAGCCATTTAG
- a CDS encoding NAD(P)H-dependent oxidoreductase — translation MEKNILLILGHPSENSYCKALLDAYQSGAESAGANCKTMYISRLNFDVNLSGGYKNGEVMQLEEDLINSQMLIQWADHVVLAYPNWWGFMPAITKGFIDRIFLPGFAFKNHSGKNFPEKLLRGKSMRILVTMDTPTWWFYIIYRASQYQILKDIIFGYVGFDPVRFSTFGFIRKSTDKHRKNWLRKVQELGKQFR, via the coding sequence ATGGAAAAGAACATATTACTCATCCTCGGACACCCCTCAGAAAATTCTTATTGCAAAGCCTTGCTGGATGCCTATCAAAGCGGTGCAGAAAGTGCTGGTGCCAATTGTAAAACCATGTATATATCAAGACTGAATTTTGACGTAAATCTTTCGGGCGGGTATAAAAACGGGGAAGTGATGCAGCTGGAAGAAGACCTGATTAATTCACAAATGCTTATCCAGTGGGCCGACCACGTAGTACTCGCCTACCCAAACTGGTGGGGATTTATGCCAGCCATCACCAAAGGTTTTATTGACCGGATATTTCTGCCTGGCTTTGCCTTTAAAAACCATTCCGGAAAAAATTTCCCTGAAAAACTTCTGAGGGGAAAAAGCATGCGAATCCTCGTAACGATGGACACACCGACTTGGTGGTTCTACATTATTTATCGTGCGTCCCAATACCAGATACTTAAAGACATCATATTCGGCTACGTAGGTTTCGATCCCGTCAGGTTCTCCACATTTGGGTTTATCAGAAAATCAACTGATAAGCACCGGAAAAATTGGCTGCGGAAAGTCCAGGAACTAGGTAAACAATTCAGGTAG
- a CDS encoding alkene reductase produces the protein MTTPIFEPATIGSLQLKNRIAMAPMTRARNADGIPNGNNALYYAQRSGAGLIITEGTAISGTAKGVLYIPGLYTAEQVEGWKKVTRAVHENGSTIFSQLWHVGRVSHTSNQPGGIAPVGPSDIQASSSFSWGYDENGNEGFVISSKPRALLNDEVRQVVDDFANAAKNAIEAGFDGVELHGANGYLIEQFLNPFVNNRTDEYGGSIENRSRFLLEAVDASIEAIGKDKVGIRLTPYGGLGDLPHYDEIEATYQYLAKELAKRDIVYIHIMDQQSKGSHALPEGFIERFRSWYDGVIILAGSMDRNKSERLINAGTIDIAGFGEPFISNPDLVERLQNNWELTPPDRNLHYGLGSHGYTDWETYQQAVLV, from the coding sequence ATGACAACCCCTATTTTCGAACCGGCCACGATCGGTTCTTTACAATTGAAAAACCGCATTGCTATGGCCCCAATGACAAGGGCCAGAAATGCGGATGGTATCCCCAATGGTAACAATGCATTGTACTATGCACAACGTTCAGGTGCGGGACTGATCATAACAGAAGGAACAGCGATTTCGGGCACTGCAAAAGGAGTGTTGTACATTCCAGGATTATATACAGCAGAGCAAGTAGAAGGATGGAAAAAAGTGACCAGGGCTGTACATGAAAATGGCAGTACGATATTTAGCCAATTGTGGCATGTAGGTAGGGTGTCCCATACATCCAACCAGCCTGGTGGAATAGCCCCGGTCGGTCCTTCGGATATTCAGGCATCCAGCTCTTTCTCCTGGGGATATGATGAAAACGGGAACGAAGGTTTTGTGATTTCTTCAAAACCACGTGCTCTTTTAAACGATGAAGTGAGGCAGGTTGTGGATGATTTTGCCAATGCCGCCAAAAATGCCATCGAAGCCGGTTTTGACGGTGTGGAGCTGCATGGTGCCAATGGTTATCTGATTGAGCAGTTCCTGAATCCTTTTGTAAACAACCGCACCGATGAATACGGCGGAAGTATCGAAAACCGGTCCAGGTTTTTATTGGAAGCTGTTGATGCAAGTATAGAGGCTATCGGTAAAGACAAAGTGGGCATCAGGCTAACACCGTATGGCGGCTTGGGTGATCTGCCACATTATGATGAGATTGAAGCTACCTACCAATATCTTGCAAAAGAATTGGCTAAAAGAGATATCGTCTACATTCATATCATGGATCAGCAATCCAAAGGCAGCCATGCATTGCCAGAAGGCTTTATAGAACGTTTCCGTTCCTGGTATGATGGCGTGATCATTCTTGCAGGCAGTATGGACAGGAACAAGTCGGAACGGCTGATCAATGCCGGAACGATTGATATTGCCGGGTTTGGAGAGCCATTTATATCCAATCCGGATTTGGTGGAACGTTTACAAAATAATTGGGAACTGACCCCTCCGGACCGTAACCTGCACTATGGCTTAGGTAGCCACGGCTACACGGATTGGGAAACATATCAGCAAGCTGTATTGGTCTGA
- a CDS encoding alpha/beta fold hydrolase, whose product MKKTVLSLLSAAFAVSAIASCSTDDDNVIANPNTYVLVHGAWQAPYVWDAVKSDLTNKGNKVVVVELPGHGADKTPTYQLTLDVYRDKVIEAISKTDGKVILVGHSMGGMVVTSVAEKIPQKISRLVYIGAFVPASGQSLGELSMADPNSKLGPQLTQSDDKLTLDVKRDQLTYLFINDGSQAAKDQVLANYRAEPAIPFGNAITLTSAGFGSVEKVYIKTLQDIVITPGFQDKMIAGAGIKKVLQVNTSHSPFLSQPRAVSGLLLQIGQEISVKP is encoded by the coding sequence ATGAAAAAAACAGTTTTATCGCTGCTATCAGCAGCGTTCGCAGTATCTGCCATTGCATCATGTTCCACTGATGACGACAATGTGATTGCCAATCCAAACACCTACGTGCTGGTACACGGCGCATGGCAAGCCCCATACGTATGGGACGCTGTAAAGTCTGACCTGACCAATAAGGGTAACAAAGTGGTGGTCGTTGAACTCCCTGGCCACGGCGCCGACAAGACGCCGACATATCAGCTAACATTGGATGTTTACCGCGATAAAGTGATCGAGGCGATCTCTAAAACGGATGGCAAAGTAATCCTGGTAGGACACAGCATGGGTGGAATGGTCGTAACCAGTGTCGCCGAGAAGATTCCTCAGAAAATTAGCAGGCTGGTATATATAGGCGCATTTGTACCTGCCTCCGGACAAAGCCTAGGTGAGCTTTCGATGGCTGACCCAAATTCGAAACTTGGACCTCAGCTGACTCAATCCGACGACAAGCTAACGCTTGATGTAAAACGCGATCAACTGACTTACCTTTTCATTAATGATGGCAGCCAAGCTGCCAAAGATCAGGTCCTTGCGAACTATCGGGCAGAGCCCGCGATTCCATTTGGAAATGCGATCACGCTGACCAGTGCGGGTTTTGGCTCGGTAGAAAAGGTTTATATCAAGACCCTGCAGGACATCGTGATAACCCCGGGATTTCAGGACAAAATGATTGCAGGAGCGGGTATCAAGAAGGTTTTGCAGGTCAATACGAGCCATTCTCCCTTTCTTTCCCAGCCGCGCGCGGTTTCGGGTCTGTTGCTTCAAATCGGACAAGAAATAAGCGTTAAACCTTAG
- a CDS encoding cupin domain-containing protein, with protein sequence MKANLIVPVYLFYLLSVGVNAEAQQLKHLVIESMEAKAISDGITLRSESGSNGTFGYFVMKKGASVPVHSHANEQYSFILKGSVKAAIGDTTMIIKAGETVLIPSNVPHSFTSLEEGTIDLDFFAPRREDWINGTADYFKK encoded by the coding sequence ATGAAAGCAAATCTGATCGTACCGGTCTATCTGTTTTACCTTTTATCCGTAGGGGTAAATGCAGAAGCCCAGCAATTGAAACATCTGGTTATTGAAAGTATGGAAGCAAAAGCAATTTCCGATGGAATTACGCTTCGGTCCGAGTCGGGATCCAATGGTACATTTGGTTATTTCGTCATGAAAAAGGGTGCTTCGGTTCCGGTTCACAGTCATGCAAATGAGCAATACTCATTTATATTAAAAGGCAGCGTAAAAGCTGCTATTGGAGACACCACGATGATTATCAAAGCGGGTGAAACTGTGCTCATACCTTCTAATGTTCCCCATAGTTTTACAAGTCTGGAAGAAGGAACTATTGATCTCGATTTCTTTGCGCCCCGTCGGGAGGATTGGATCAATGGCACAGCCGACTATTTTAAGAAATAG
- a CDS encoding Crp/Fnr family transcriptional regulator, which produces MDKLRKHIEEITPVSDEEFEYVKTFLTRKRVRKHQYLIQVGDIVTCDYWITRGIFRAFYVDKTGKEHILQFALENSWLSDYNAFFNQTESKMNIVCMEDAEVLCLTLLAKEKLASELHKMEHFFRMKVTRGYTVQQHRIISLLSNNPRQRYEEFESLYPNIVKKVPKKYIAEYLGISRETLSRLYPVSHRHASI; this is translated from the coding sequence ATGGATAAATTGCGAAAACATATCGAAGAAATTACGCCGGTAAGTGACGAAGAGTTTGAATATGTCAAAACATTCCTTACCAGGAAGAGAGTCAGGAAACATCAGTACCTGATCCAGGTAGGAGATATAGTAACCTGTGATTACTGGATTACCAGAGGCATTTTCAGGGCTTTTTATGTCGACAAAACAGGCAAGGAGCATATTCTGCAATTCGCCCTCGAGAATTCGTGGTTGTCGGATTACAATGCCTTTTTTAATCAGACAGAATCGAAAATGAATATTGTTTGCATGGAGGATGCGGAAGTGCTTTGTCTTACGCTTTTAGCCAAGGAAAAACTGGCTTCCGAGCTGCACAAAATGGAGCATTTTTTCAGAATGAAAGTGACCAGAGGTTATACGGTGCAGCAACACAGGATTATCTCTTTACTTTCTAATAATCCCCGGCAGCGCTATGAAGAATTTGAGAGTTTGTATCCCAACATTGTAAAAAAAGTCCCCAAAAAATACATAGCGGAATATCTCGGGATCAGCCGCGAAACGCTTAGCAGACTTTACCCGGTCAGTCATAGGCATGCATCAATTTGA
- a CDS encoding peroxiredoxin family protein has protein sequence MMKYRKLYTGSCLTAASLCVSYLSVAQVLSGASQPPKQAITYLLPDGKVFPIEKLDSLNKAWGKVFFGHNDEDDAKGIVRLIRMTDELKKQFEDADAKRTQAVASMLNKPAPDFKLTDLQGKRWTLQDLRGKIVVLNFWFTSCAPCIEEMPELNELVKDYDGKNVVFLALTFNSGEQVKTFQKKRTFNYTLLPNSREVDKKYQINLWPTSIVIDQAGDIKMIMHSSPKVREEITSAVNSLM, from the coding sequence ATGATGAAATACAGAAAACTGTACACTGGAAGCTGCCTGACCGCAGCTTCCTTGTGTGTTTCATACCTGTCTGTGGCCCAGGTATTATCCGGCGCAAGCCAGCCGCCAAAGCAAGCCATCACCTACTTACTGCCCGATGGCAAAGTGTTTCCCATTGAAAAACTGGACAGTTTGAACAAAGCCTGGGGCAAGGTTTTCTTCGGGCACAACGACGAAGATGACGCAAAAGGGATTGTCCGTCTGATCAGGATGACTGACGAACTGAAGAAACAATTTGAAGATGCAGATGCCAAAAGAACTCAGGCTGTCGCATCCATGCTGAATAAGCCAGCTCCTGATTTTAAACTTACGGATCTGCAGGGCAAACGCTGGACTTTACAAGACCTTCGCGGTAAGATTGTGGTACTCAACTTTTGGTTCACCTCCTGCGCTCCGTGTATTGAGGAAATGCCGGAATTAAATGAACTGGTCAAGGATTATGACGGCAAAAATGTCGTTTTTCTGGCTTTGACTTTTAATAGCGGGGAACAGGTAAAGACATTCCAAAAGAAACGCACCTTCAATTACACGCTGTTGCCGAATTCACGTGAAGTTGATAAAAAGTACCAGATCAACTTATGGCCAACCAGCATTGTCATTGACCAGGCGGGTGATATAAAAATGATTATGCATTCGAGCCCGAAAGTGCGAGAAGAGATAACGTCTGCTGTCAATTCGCTGATGTAA